In Streptomyces violaceusniger Tu 4113, one DNA window encodes the following:
- a CDS encoding Mrp/NBP35 family ATP-binding protein — protein MATDTLPAPSEDAVRAALATVNDPEIHKPITDLGMVKSVEIAADGSVAVVVYLTVSGCPMRDTITSSVRTAVAEVEGVTGVTVELDVMSDEQRRELATSLRGGKAEREVPFAQPGSLTRVYAVASGKGGVGKSSVTVNLAAALAADGLKVGVVDADIYGHSVPRMLGTDGRPTQVENMIMPPSANGVKVISIGMFTPGNAPVVWRGPMLHRALQQFLADVYWGDLDVLLLDLPPGTGDIAISVAQLVPNAEILVVTTPQQAAAEVAERAGAIAVQTHQKIVGVVENMSGLPCPHCDEMVDVFGTGGGQVVADGLSRTTGTTVPVLGSIPIDVRLREGGDEGKPIVLTDPDSPAGSALKAIADKIGGRQRGLAGMSLGVTPRNKF, from the coding sequence ATGGCTACCGACACCCTCCCAGCGCCGAGCGAAGACGCGGTACGCGCCGCGCTCGCGACGGTCAACGACCCGGAGATCCACAAGCCGATCACCGACCTCGGCATGGTCAAATCCGTCGAGATCGCGGCGGATGGCTCGGTCGCGGTGGTGGTCTACCTCACAGTCTCCGGGTGTCCGATGCGGGACACGATCACCAGCAGCGTGCGGACGGCTGTCGCCGAGGTCGAGGGTGTGACCGGGGTCACGGTCGAACTCGATGTGATGAGCGACGAGCAGCGGCGTGAGCTGGCCACCTCGCTCCGCGGCGGCAAGGCCGAGCGCGAGGTGCCCTTCGCCCAGCCCGGCTCGCTGACCCGGGTCTACGCGGTGGCCTCCGGCAAGGGCGGCGTCGGCAAGTCGTCGGTGACGGTCAACCTGGCCGCCGCGCTGGCCGCCGACGGGCTCAAGGTCGGCGTGGTGGACGCCGACATCTACGGCCACTCGGTGCCCCGCATGCTGGGCACCGACGGACGGCCCACCCAGGTCGAGAACATGATCATGCCGCCGTCGGCGAACGGCGTGAAGGTGATCTCGATCGGGATGTTCACCCCCGGGAACGCCCCGGTGGTCTGGCGCGGCCCGATGCTGCACCGCGCGCTCCAGCAGTTCCTGGCCGATGTCTACTGGGGCGACCTCGATGTGCTGCTCCTCGACCTCCCCCCGGGCACCGGCGATATCGCGATCTCCGTCGCCCAGCTCGTGCCCAACGCCGAGATCCTGGTGGTGACGACGCCGCAGCAGGCCGCCGCCGAGGTCGCCGAGCGGGCCGGTGCGATCGCCGTCCAGACCCATCAGAAGATCGTCGGCGTGGTGGAGAACATGTCCGGGCTGCCCTGCCCGCACTGCGACGAGATGGTCGACGTCTTCGGCACCGGCGGTGGCCAGGTGGTCGCCGACGGGCTCAGCCGGACCACCGGCACGACGGTGCCGGTGCTGGGCTCCATCCCGATCGACGTACGGCTGCGCGAGGGCGGCGACGAGGGGAAGCCGATCGTGCTGACCGACCCCGACTCCCCGGCGGGCAGCGCGCTCAAGGCGATCGCGGACAAGATCGGCGGACGGCAGCGCGGCCTCGCGGGCATGTCGCTGGGCGTCACCCCGCGCAACAAGTTCTGA
- a CDS encoding DUF1003 domain-containing protein — MDGEGIRLDRPKARRRSPLPRWDPEAFGRASERIARFLGTGRFIAWMTAFVASWLAWNILAPSRLRFDPFPFIFLTLMLSLQASYSAPLILLAQYRQADRDRVNLEQDRKQNERSIADTEFLTREIAALRTGLGEVATRDWLRDQLEDLRREPDGGRSAPRPGGHGEPRPSEERDR; from the coding sequence ATGGACGGTGAGGGCATCCGGCTGGACCGGCCCAAGGCACGGCGCCGCAGCCCGCTGCCGCGCTGGGACCCCGAGGCGTTCGGCAGGGCGTCGGAGCGGATCGCGCGCTTCCTGGGCACCGGGCGGTTCATCGCCTGGATGACCGCCTTCGTCGCCTCATGGCTGGCCTGGAACATCCTGGCGCCGTCGCGGCTGCGGTTCGACCCGTTCCCGTTCATCTTCCTGACGCTGATGCTCTCGCTCCAGGCGTCGTACTCCGCCCCGCTCATCCTGCTGGCCCAGTACCGCCAGGCCGACCGCGACCGCGTCAACCTCGAACAGGACCGCAAGCAGAACGAAAGGTCGATCGCCGACACCGAGTTCCTCACCCGGGAGATCGCGGCGCTGCGGACGGGTCTGGGCGAGGTCGCCACCCGCGACTGGCTCCGCGACCAACTGGAGGATCTGCGCCGGGAGCCGGACGGCGGACGGAGCGCCCCGCGGCCCGGCGGCCACGGCGAACCCCGGCCGAGTGAGGAACGCGACCGCTGA
- a CDS encoding enoyl-CoA hydratase-related protein: protein MADTVLYDLAEGLATITLNRPDAMNALNIDTKVALRDALLQAAEDPAVRAVLLTGSGQRAFCVGQDLKEHIGLLAADRDGSGEGSTMSTVALHYNPIVTAIAGMPKPVVAAVNGVAAGAGAGFAFAADYRIVADTASFNTSFAGVALSADSGVSWTLQRLIGYGRAADLLLFPRGIDAQEALDLGIAHRVVPADELAGQAAAVARRLAEGPTAAYAALKESLAFAAGRTLTESLAMEDELQRRAGASDDHAIAVNAFVNKEKPRFIGR, encoded by the coding sequence ATGGCCGACACCGTGCTCTACGACCTCGCCGAGGGCCTCGCGACGATCACGCTCAATCGTCCCGACGCGATGAACGCCCTGAACATCGACACCAAGGTGGCGCTGCGCGACGCGCTGCTGCAGGCCGCGGAGGACCCGGCGGTGCGGGCGGTGCTGCTCACCGGCTCCGGGCAGCGGGCCTTCTGCGTCGGCCAGGACCTCAAGGAGCACATCGGCCTGCTGGCCGCCGACCGTGACGGCAGCGGCGAGGGCTCGACCATGAGCACGGTGGCGCTGCACTACAACCCGATCGTCACCGCCATCGCCGGGATGCCGAAGCCGGTCGTCGCCGCCGTCAACGGTGTCGCGGCGGGCGCCGGGGCGGGCTTCGCCTTCGCCGCCGACTACCGGATCGTCGCCGACACCGCCTCCTTCAACACCTCCTTCGCCGGGGTCGCGCTGAGCGCCGACTCGGGGGTCTCCTGGACCCTTCAGCGGCTGATCGGATACGGCCGCGCGGCGGATCTGCTGCTCTTCCCGCGCGGTATCGACGCCCAGGAGGCGCTCGACCTGGGCATCGCCCACCGGGTGGTCCCGGCCGACGAGCTGGCCGGCCAGGCGGCGGCGGTCGCCCGGCGGCTGGCCGAGGGCCCCACCGCGGCCTATGCGGCGCTCAAGGAGTCCCTGGCCTTCGCCGCGGGCCGCACCCTCACCGAGTCCCTGGCCATGGAAGACGAACTGCAACGCCGCGCGGGGGCCTCGGACGACCACGCGATCGCGGTGAACGCGTTCGTGAACAAGGAGAAGCCGAGGTTCATCGGCCGCTGA
- the folP gene encoding dihydropteroate synthase: MLRLGRREFGENERVIMAIVNRTPDSFYDQGATFRDEPALARVEQAIADGAAIIDIGGVKAGPGDEVSAEEEAHRTVGFVAEVRRRHPDVVISVDTWRHEVGEAVCAAGADLLNDAWGGVDPKLAEVAARHGVGLVCTHAGGARPRTRPHRIGYDDVVEDILRVTLELADRALELGVRRDGIMIDPGHDFGKNTRHSLEATRRLGELTETGWPVLVSLSNKDFVGESLDRPVKERLIGTLATTAVSAWLGAQIYRVHEVAETRQVLDMVSSIAGHRPPAVARRGLA, translated from the coding sequence ATGCTGCGGCTGGGACGACGTGAGTTCGGCGAGAACGAGCGAGTGATCATGGCGATCGTGAACCGGACACCGGATTCCTTCTACGACCAGGGTGCGACCTTCCGCGACGAGCCCGCCCTGGCCCGCGTGGAGCAGGCCATCGCGGACGGCGCCGCGATCATCGACATCGGCGGCGTCAAGGCCGGACCGGGTGACGAAGTGAGCGCCGAGGAGGAGGCGCACCGCACGGTGGGCTTCGTGGCCGAGGTGCGCAGGCGCCATCCGGACGTGGTGATCAGCGTGGACACCTGGCGCCATGAGGTCGGCGAGGCGGTCTGCGCCGCGGGCGCGGATCTGCTCAACGACGCCTGGGGCGGGGTCGACCCCAAGCTGGCCGAGGTCGCCGCCCGCCACGGCGTCGGGCTGGTGTGCACCCACGCGGGCGGGGCCCGGCCGCGCACCCGCCCGCACCGGATCGGCTACGACGATGTGGTGGAGGACATCCTGCGGGTCACCCTGGAGCTCGCGGACCGCGCCCTCGAACTGGGGGTGCGGCGCGACGGGATCATGATCGACCCGGGCCATGACTTCGGTAAGAACACCCGCCACTCACTGGAGGCGACGCGCCGGCTGGGCGAGCTGACGGAGACCGGCTGGCCCGTCCTGGTCTCGCTGTCCAACAAGGACTTCGTCGGCGAGAGCCTGGACCGGCCGGTCAAGGAGCGGCTGATCGGCACGCTCGCGACGACCGCGGTATCGGCCTGGCTGGGGGCCCAGATCTACCGGGTGCACGAGGTGGCCGAGACCCGTCAGGTGCTGGACATGGTGTCGTCCATCGCGGGCCACCGGCCCCCGGCGGTCGCCCGCCGGGGACTGGCCTGA
- the sigE gene encoding RNA polymerase sigma factor SigE codes for MVGALLETTRADRGGAAAAGDRRVLKRFRRSVGEPKSVTNTADRSRTRSPKGTGGAPLAEPATTATFATDADAPAWTPPTWEEIVSTHSARVYRLAYRLTGNQHDAEDLTQEVFVRVFRSLSTYTPGTFEGWLHRITTNLFLDMVRRRQRIRFDALGEDAAERLPSREPSPQQHFNDTHFDADVQQALDTLAPEFRAAVVLCDIEGLSYEEIAATLGVKLGTVRSRIHRGRSHLRKALQHRAPAARTGQQHEVAAVEPRVTAPRLSGEVGIA; via the coding sequence ATGGTAGGGGCTCTACTGGAGACCACCAGAGCCGACAGGGGAGGTGCGGCTGCGGCCGGTGACCGGCGAGTGCTGAAGCGCTTTCGCAGGTCAGTGGGCGAGCCGAAATCCGTGACCAACACCGCTGACCGTTCTCGCACCCGTAGCCCGAAGGGCACGGGAGGTGCGCCCCTCGCCGAACCCGCCACCACCGCGACCTTCGCCACGGACGCGGACGCGCCGGCGTGGACGCCTCCTACCTGGGAGGAGATCGTCAGCACGCACAGTGCACGGGTCTACCGCCTCGCCTACCGGCTCACCGGTAACCAGCACGACGCCGAGGATCTCACCCAGGAGGTGTTCGTCCGCGTCTTCCGCTCGCTGTCGACGTACACCCCGGGCACGTTCGAGGGCTGGCTGCACCGCATCACCACCAATCTCTTCCTCGACATGGTCCGCCGTCGGCAGCGCATCCGCTTCGACGCCCTCGGCGAGGACGCGGCGGAGCGGCTCCCCAGCCGCGAGCCCTCTCCCCAGCAGCACTTCAACGACACCCACTTCGACGCCGATGTGCAGCAGGCGCTGGACACCCTCGCCCCGGAGTTCCGGGCCGCCGTGGTGCTCTGTGACATCGAGGGGCTGTCGTACGAGGAAATCGCGGCCACTCTGGGCGTCAAGCTGGGCACCGTGCGCAGCCGCATCCACCGCGGCCGCTCGCATCTGCGCAAGGCGCTGCAGCACCGTGCCCCCGCGGCGCGGACCGGTCAGCAGCATGAGGTCGCCGCGGTGGAGCCGCGTGTCACGGCCCCCCGGCTGAGCGGGGAGGTCGGAATCGCGTGA
- a CDS encoding DivIVA domain-containing protein, with amino-acid sequence MFLFLLIALVVVVGGVTLAVVGGGDGPLAEAPPDRLDEPLPAGRPLARADVEALRLPMTLRGYRMADVDDVLGRLGAELAERDARIAELEAALAGARPKPSSLPGPGPGPLSAPESDHGFGRSGREGPGPEWPGFDEDGFEGNLFEGRGYDGRGYEGHGYEGQGA; translated from the coding sequence GTGTTCTTGTTCTTGCTGATCGCGCTGGTCGTGGTGGTCGGCGGGGTCACGCTCGCCGTCGTCGGCGGCGGTGACGGCCCGCTCGCCGAAGCGCCCCCGGACCGGCTGGACGAGCCGCTGCCCGCCGGCCGGCCGCTGGCGCGCGCCGATGTGGAGGCGCTGCGGCTCCCCATGACGCTGCGGGGCTACCGGATGGCGGACGTCGACGATGTGCTGGGCCGCCTCGGTGCCGAGCTCGCCGAGCGCGACGCCCGGATCGCCGAGCTGGAGGCGGCGCTCGCGGGCGCGCGCCCGAAGCCGTCGTCGCTCCCCGGACCCGGCCCCGGTCCCCTGTCGGCCCCGGAGAGCGACCACGGCTTCGGGCGGAGCGGCCGCGAGGGCCCCGGCCCCGAGTGGCCCGGCTTCGACGAGGACGGCTTCGAGGGAAACCTCTTCGAGGGGCGCGGCTACGACGGGCGCGGCTATGAGGGACACGGCTACGAAGGGCAGGGCGCATGA
- a CDS encoding anti-sigma factor family protein yields the protein MTRSGGPSPAEQHLGDRLAALVDGELGHDARERVLAHLATCCKCKAEADAQRRLKNVFAQTAPPAPSEGFLARLQGLPAAGDDGMGGSPFGGGGPSVFGPREMRGAPRDIREVRDVREPEERRERAFAFVPAMPPGTAIAPAASARASRQRGFRIHEVERPAARRRFAFAAAGAVSLAAFALGAALPLDAAVDPPGSSADGADTAVAPVDADPAVSTGVRERTRQEVGLLATTDTRTGTPSPTATPHPPALRQPVGAALNPLIQPILSVTELLRTANSTPPAPAPTQLEVPSRPTSGGSPYLGVGAPPK from the coding sequence GTGACCCGATCAGGCGGTCCGTCCCCCGCCGAGCAGCATCTCGGCGACCGCCTTGCGGCTCTGGTCGACGGTGAGCTGGGGCATGACGCGCGTGAGCGCGTCCTCGCCCATCTCGCCACCTGCTGCAAGTGCAAGGCGGAAGCCGATGCTCAGCGTCGGCTGAAAAATGTGTTCGCCCAGACGGCGCCCCCGGCACCGTCCGAGGGCTTTCTGGCGCGTCTGCAGGGCCTGCCGGCCGCGGGCGACGACGGTATGGGCGGCTCCCCCTTCGGGGGCGGGGGCCCGAGCGTCTTCGGCCCGCGCGAGATGCGCGGCGCCCCACGGGACATCCGTGAGGTGCGCGACGTCCGGGAGCCGGAGGAGAGACGGGAGCGGGCGTTCGCCTTCGTGCCCGCGATGCCCCCGGGCACCGCGATCGCACCGGCGGCATCGGCCCGTGCCTCACGTCAGCGCGGCTTCAGGATCCATGAGGTCGAGCGCCCCGCCGCGCGCCGCAGGTTCGCCTTCGCGGCGGCCGGAGCGGTCTCGCTGGCGGCCTTCGCGCTCGGCGCGGCCCTTCCGCTGGACGCGGCGGTCGACCCCCCGGGAAGTTCGGCCGACGGTGCCGACACCGCGGTCGCCCCGGTCGATGCCGACCCCGCCGTGAGCACGGGCGTCCGGGAGCGGACCCGCCAGGAGGTGGGGCTGTTGGCCACCACGGACACCCGGACGGGCACCCCGTCCCCGACGGCCACCCCGCATCCACCGGCGCTGCGCCAGCCCGTAGGGGCGGCGCTGAATCCGCTGATACAGCCGATTCTCTCGGTCACGGAGCTGCTGCGGACGGCGAACTCCACACCCCCGGCCCCCGCGCCGACCCAGTTGGAGGTCCCGTCCCGGCCCACGTCGGGCGGCTCGCCGTATCTCGGGGTCGGCGCGCCCCCGAAGTAG
- a CDS encoding O-methyltransferase, whose protein sequence is MRQLRGQERVITGNRQTSWAFADAFVAEDEALHWARDRAREAGLRSVSAGTGAALRLLAAAADAKVVAEIGTGTGVSGIHLLRGMRPDGVLTTVDTEPEMQQFARQAFRAAGFTGNRARFIPGRALDVLPRLADGGYDLVFCDGDRLECLDYLAESLRLLRPGGLVCFEGVFTNGRTVDSAAQPTEVLRVRELLRTVRESTVLQSSLLPVGDGLLCAVKRG, encoded by the coding sequence TTGCGCCAACTACGGGGACAGGAGAGGGTCATTACCGGCAACCGGCAGACGAGCTGGGCGTTCGCCGACGCGTTCGTCGCCGAGGACGAAGCCCTTCACTGGGCCCGTGACCGGGCCCGGGAGGCAGGGCTGCGCTCGGTGTCGGCGGGCACCGGCGCCGCGCTGCGGCTGCTCGCTGCCGCCGCCGACGCCAAGGTCGTCGCCGAGATCGGCACCGGGACGGGCGTCTCGGGGATCCATCTGCTGCGCGGAATGCGCCCGGACGGCGTGCTGACCACCGTGGACACCGAACCGGAGATGCAGCAGTTCGCCCGGCAGGCGTTCCGCGCGGCCGGGTTCACCGGGAACCGGGCGCGCTTCATCCCCGGCCGCGCCCTGGATGTGCTGCCCCGGCTGGCCGACGGCGGATACGACCTGGTCTTCTGCGACGGCGACCGGCTGGAGTGCCTGGACTACCTCGCCGAATCGTTGCGTCTGCTGCGGCCCGGCGGGCTGGTCTGCTTCGAGGGGGTCTTCACCAACGGGCGGACCGTGGACTCCGCCGCCCAGCCCACGGAGGTGCTGCGGGTGCGCGAGCTGCTGCGGACCGTACGGGAGTCCACCGTGCTGCAGTCGTCCCTGCTGCCGGTGGGCGACGGCCTGCTCTGCGCGGTCAAGCGGGGCTGA
- a CDS encoding DNA-3-methyladenine glycosylase I produces MSGQGVVPGPDGLLRCPWGLEAETMADYRVYHDTEWGRPVHGDDALYERISLEAFQSGLSWLTILRRREGFRAAFADFSIAKVAEFTEADEQRLLADPGIIRNRAKIAATISNARAAAALAPGELDELIWSHAPAPDGRPVPRTATDVAAITPESTALSRDLKKRGFRFVGPTTAYALMQACGLVNDHLADCHSRDTV; encoded by the coding sequence ATGAGCGGGCAAGGTGTGGTTCCGGGGCCGGACGGTCTGCTGCGCTGTCCCTGGGGCCTGGAGGCCGAGACCATGGCCGACTACCGCGTCTACCACGACACGGAGTGGGGCCGCCCGGTCCACGGCGATGACGCGCTCTATGAGCGGATCAGCCTGGAGGCGTTCCAGTCCGGGCTGTCCTGGCTGACGATCCTGCGCCGCCGGGAGGGGTTCCGGGCCGCTTTCGCCGACTTCTCGATCGCGAAGGTCGCGGAGTTCACCGAGGCCGATGAGCAGCGGCTGCTCGCCGACCCCGGGATCATCCGCAACCGGGCCAAGATCGCCGCCACGATCTCCAACGCCCGCGCCGCGGCGGCCCTGGCACCCGGTGAGCTGGACGAGCTGATCTGGTCCCATGCCCCGGCCCCCGACGGCCGCCCGGTGCCGCGGACCGCCACCGATGTCGCCGCGATCACCCCGGAGTCCACGGCCCTTAGCCGCGACCTCAAGAAGCGCGGCTTCCGCTTCGTCGGACCCACCACGGCCTACGCCCTGATGCAGGCATGCGGCCTGGTCAACGACCATCTGGCCGACTGCCACAGCCGCGACACGGTCTGA
- a CDS encoding TIGR00730 family Rossman fold protein, with translation MGNAEEERALHEQRLGPVVRRRHQMRPETTDQRLLDTQGATHWVHEDPFRVMRIQSEFVEGFGTLAELGPAISVFGSARTPEGSPEYEAGVRIGRALVEAGFGVITGGGPGAMEAANRGATEAGGVSVGLGIELPFEQGLNPYVDIGVNFRYFFVRKTMFVKYAQGFVVLPGGLGTLDECFEALTLVQTKKVTRFPIVLFGSAYWKGLVDWLRNTLIAEGKASPHDLDLFHLTDDIDEVIDLVTKESGV, from the coding sequence GTGGGCAACGCCGAAGAAGAGCGAGCGCTGCACGAGCAGCGTCTGGGCCCGGTCGTGCGCCGCCGCCACCAGATGCGACCCGAGACGACCGATCAGCGGCTTCTGGACACCCAGGGGGCCACGCACTGGGTGCACGAGGACCCGTTCCGGGTGATGCGCATCCAGTCGGAGTTCGTCGAGGGCTTCGGCACCCTGGCGGAGCTCGGCCCGGCGATCAGCGTGTTCGGCTCCGCCCGTACGCCCGAGGGGTCCCCGGAGTACGAGGCGGGGGTCCGCATCGGCCGGGCCCTCGTCGAGGCGGGCTTCGGGGTGATCACCGGCGGCGGCCCGGGCGCGATGGAGGCCGCCAACCGCGGCGCGACCGAGGCGGGCGGCGTCTCGGTCGGCCTGGGCATCGAGCTGCCGTTCGAGCAGGGCCTGAACCCGTACGTCGACATCGGCGTCAACTTTCGCTACTTCTTCGTGCGAAAAACGATGTTTGTGAAGTACGCCCAGGGGTTTGTGGTGCTTCCTGGCGGGCTCGGCACGCTCGACGAGTGCTTCGAGGCGCTCACCCTCGTCCAGACCAAGAAGGTCACCCGCTTCCCGATCGTCCTGTTCGGCAGCGCCTACTGGAAGGGCCTGGTCGACTGGCTCAGGAACACCCTGATCGCGGAGGGCAAGGCGTCCCCGCACGATCTGGACCTGTTCCACCTCACCGACGACATCGACGAGGTGATCGACCTGGTGACCAAGGAGTCCGGCGTCTGA
- a CDS encoding DUF3117 domain-containing protein, translating to MAAMKPRTGDGPLEVTKEGRGIVMRVPLEGGGRLVVELTPDEADALGDALKKVVG from the coding sequence ATGGCGGCCATGAAGCCGCGGACGGGCGACGGCCCGCTCGAGGTGACCAAGGAGGGGCGGGGCATCGTCATGCGCGTTCCGCTCGAAGGCGGCGGTCGGCTCGTCGTCGAGCTGACACCGGACGAGGCCGACGCCCTCGGCGACGCCCTGAAGAAGGTCGTCGGCTGA
- a CDS encoding sec-independent translocase: MLDIGPLEFVALVVLAVLVFGPDKLPKVIRDVSQFIRKVREFSDNAKEDIRSELGPEFKDFEFEDLNPKTFVRKHVMDSDEFGLKEIRNGFDLRKEMAEVADVVNGRESDSPQGSSGASGTTPPSLSKGDSSTPDLLRKREEPSREERPPFDSDAT, translated from the coding sequence GTGCTGGACATAGGACCTCTCGAGTTTGTCGCGCTCGTTGTCCTTGCGGTGCTCGTCTTCGGCCCGGACAAGCTCCCGAAGGTGATTCGGGACGTCTCGCAGTTCATCCGGAAGGTCCGGGAGTTCTCCGACAACGCCAAGGAGGACATCCGCTCCGAGCTGGGGCCGGAGTTCAAGGACTTCGAGTTCGAGGACCTCAACCCCAAGACCTTCGTGCGCAAGCATGTGATGGACTCCGATGAGTTCGGCCTGAAGGAGATCCGTAACGGCTTCGACCTCCGTAAGGAGATGGCGGAGGTCGCCGACGTGGTGAACGGCCGGGAGAGTGATTCGCCGCAGGGCTCTTCGGGGGCTTCCGGCACCACCCCGCCGTCCCTGTCCAAGGGCGACTCCAGCACACCTGACCTGCTGCGCAAGCGTGAGGAGCCGAGCCGCGAGGAGCGTCCGCCTTTCGACTCCGACGCCACTTGA
- a CDS encoding trypsin-like peptidase domain-containing protein → MDEPKAPKPKWWSRPVAARPGDQSSGTVEGAEERTEAAAAQAPPEPADAPAADAPPADAPMEGHAPEGPAPRPLHEPDPYSTPPYGGPGPWAPAPPVQHPVATPAQGTHVPPGLAQVPPPAPGLAQAPLPASGLAQVPPPASGLAQVPPPASGLAQVPPPASGLAQAPPPASGLAQAPPPASGLAQAPPPAPGLAQVPPPAPGMAQAPPQAPGTPQVPPQAPGMTPPHGTTLPPAAGPVPGQSAPAPMPPHPGMTPPHGTQLPVGPADPHRPAPMAQPAPTAQWRGYDPWTVVPPAAPKTPKTVSRRGAWIAVLLIALVAGCLGGGIGAYAERDNASGGVDVKLPQAPVEKEARAPGSVAGIAASSLPGVVTIHVRGSSEEGTGTGFVLDKQGHILTNNHVVQPAGADGDISVTFNSGQDAKAEIIGRDTGYDLAVVKVDRVSGLTPLPLGNSDSVRVGDPVVAIGAPFDLAGTVTSGIVSAKERPITAGGEKEDGSDVSYVDALQTDAPINPGNSGGPLVDRKGRVIGINSAIRAADDGSGLGGGQGGSIGLGFAIPINQGKRVAEELINTGKATHPVIGVTLDMGYTGDGARVNTKGAGSGPPVTSGGPGDKAGIKAGDVITEVDGVPVHSGQELIVKIRSHRPGDRLALTVRRDGKKRTAELTLGSASSG, encoded by the coding sequence ATGGACGAGCCGAAGGCTCCAAAGCCGAAGTGGTGGAGCCGCCCGGTCGCCGCACGGCCCGGCGACCAGTCGAGCGGCACGGTGGAGGGCGCCGAGGAGCGTACGGAGGCTGCCGCCGCGCAGGCGCCGCCGGAGCCTGCGGACGCGCCCGCTGCGGACGCGCCCCCTGCGGACGCGCCCATGGAGGGTCACGCGCCCGAGGGGCCGGCGCCCCGGCCGTTGCACGAGCCCGACCCGTACAGCACCCCGCCCTACGGGGGTCCCGGACCCTGGGCCCCGGCCCCGCCCGTCCAGCACCCGGTGGCGACCCCCGCGCAGGGCACGCATGTCCCGCCCGGCCTGGCCCAGGTGCCGCCTCCGGCCCCTGGCCTGGCCCAGGCACCGCTCCCGGCCTCTGGCCTGGCCCAGGTGCCGCCTCCGGCCTCTGGCCTGGCCCAGGTGCCGCCTCCGGCCTCTGGCCTGGCCCAGGTGCCGCCTCCGGCCTCTGGCCTGGCCCAGGCGCCGCCTCCGGCCTCTGGCCTGGCCCAGGCGCCGCCTCCGGCCTCTGGCCTGGCCCAGGCGCCGCCTCCGGCCCCTGGCCTGGCCCAGGTACCGCCTCCGGCCCCCGGCATGGCCCAGGCGCCGCCCCAGGCCCCCGGGACGCCCCAGGTACCGCCCCAGGCCCCCGGGATGACCCCGCCCCACGGCACCACCCTGCCGCCCGCCGCGGGCCCCGTACCGGGGCAGAGCGCGCCCGCGCCCATGCCGCCGCACCCCGGGATGACCCCGCCGCACGGCACACAGCTCCCGGTGGGGCCCGCGGATCCCCACCGGCCCGCCCCGATGGCGCAGCCCGCCCCGACCGCCCAGTGGCGCGGTTACGACCCCTGGACCGTGGTCCCGCCCGCCGCCCCCAAGACGCCGAAGACGGTCTCCCGCCGCGGCGCCTGGATCGCCGTGCTGCTGATCGCCCTGGTCGCGGGCTGCCTCGGCGGCGGTATCGGTGCCTACGCGGAGCGGGACAACGCCTCCGGCGGCGTCGATGTGAAGCTGCCGCAGGCCCCGGTCGAGAAGGAGGCCAGGGCCCCGGGCAGCGTCGCCGGGATCGCCGCCAGCTCGCTGCCCGGCGTGGTGACCATCCATGTGCGCGGCAGCTCGGAGGAGGGCACCGGCACCGGCTTCGTCCTCGACAAGCAGGGCCATATCCTCACCAACAACCATGTCGTCCAGCCCGCCGGCGCGGACGGCGACATATCGGTGACGTTCAACAGCGGCCAGGACGCCAAGGCCGAGATCATCGGCCGCGACACCGGCTATGACCTGGCGGTCGTCAAGGTCGACCGCGTCTCCGGGCTCACCCCGCTGCCGCTGGGCAACTCCGACTCGGTGCGCGTCGGCGACCCCGTCGTGGCCATCGGCGCCCCCTTCGACCTGGCGGGCACCGTCACCTCCGGGATCGTCAGCGCCAAGGAGCGCCCCATCACCGCGGGCGGCGAGAAGGAGGACGGCAGCGACGTCAGCTATGTCGACGCGCTGCAGACCGACGCGCCGATCAACCCGGGCAACTCCGGTGGCCCCCTGGTCGACCGTAAGGGGCGGGTCATCGGGATCAACAGCGCGATCCGGGCGGCCGACGACGGTTCGGGCCTCGGCGGCGGACAGGGCGGCAGTATCGGCCTGGGCTTCGCCATCCCGATCAACCAGGGCAAGCGGGTCGCCGAGGAGCTGATCAACACCGGGAAGGCCACCCATCCGGTGATCGGCGTGACCCTCGACATGGGCTACACGGGCGACGGCGCCCGGGTGAACACCAAGGGTGCGGGCAGCGGCCCGCCGGTCACCTCCGGCGGCCCCGGCGACAAGGCGGGGATCAAGGCCGGTGACGTGATCACGGAGGTGGACGGCGTCCCGGTGCACAGCGGACAGGAGCTGATCGTGAAGATCCGCAGCCACCGCCCCGGTGACCGGCTCGCGCTCACCGTCAGGCGCGACGGTAAGAAGCGCACCGCGGAGCTGACCCTGGGTTCGGCGAGCAGCGGCTGA